The window tctggtacatgcttcctcagttggtttgcccagttgatttcatacaagggacgctattggcagatggctgagaagctacccaacttacttttctctgtctctcttgtgctgactatctgtgatcctgacgttgggggtgtgagcaggggggctgttcgcacacctagacgatacggacgctcgtctaaaaatgcttaaagattatcttcgcgttgctaccttctgtgtgcagcttttaagtatgctgcacagtgcttcgcatacttaaaagctcaaagggcacgtattgatttttgactttgtttctctatctctctctctgctcctgacggagggggtgtgagctgccgccttcaacagctttgtgccgcggtgcttcgcatacttaagccaaacagccctattgatttgtttgctttcctctctgtttcctttgaagaggaagatatgtttgcattcttttaattgtgagacagaacggtcatctctgtcttgtcatcgagcacagtttaaacttttgaaaaagagacaaatgtttgtttgcagtgtttgaataacgttcctgtctctctacaacctcctgtgtttctgcgcaaatctgtgacccaagcatgacaatataaaaataatcatataaacatatggtttctacttcgcggattttcttattttgcgggtggctctggaacgcaacccccgcgatggaggagggattactgtataaaaaaaccCTAATACACCGACTGCCTACACATTTTTTCTAAAAGCAAAACGGACAAATGCGCTAGGGTCTTCTCCATATTCTGTAAAGAACTTCATATTAGTACAGTCTTAAGGGCCTGACTAAAGAATGGATATGCATTCATTTTGTTTGATATAAGAAACTTGCACAATAAAATATGCCACTGattggtgaaaataaataaaaagatgccTGGTCAGGATCAGTTAGGAAGGCAGAGAAAAGGGCATCTAACAGACGAGTAATCAATACTCCAAATATGCACAGAAATAAAAGTTACACTGTAACCAAAGTTGCAGGTAAAATTTCAATCCctgtacaaaaaataaaggaaccAAAGTTAAAAACTACTTACAGCACGCACTACATCAATGATGGGAGCAGGGCCGTCTAGCTTCTTGCCATAGTTCAGCCTAGTCTGCTCACTGACAAGTGTCCAAAGCTTGTCTAAGTTAATTGTTGGGCAAAAGTACATATTCCTCTTCAGGTGGTAGTGTCTCATACCCACCTTACCAAAGTAACCGGGGTGGCTGACAAAATAAATTGACAGATGTTTATTATGCAGATAAATAGATCTTTTCATCAGCATCAACACTAAAATACTCAAAAGTAAATAACACAATTCATTCTTGTAACAGAAGAATAAAGAAATCATTTAACACTTGGCTTAAGCCCATATGTACATATTGAACTGAGGTTTCATTTTTAAGTAATGTGGGTCATATTTAACTGTAGAAAAGTACGGCATAAATTAATCTGAACCCTTTATGCTGTTACTAACTCCAAGGAGCAAATCACATACTTTAAACTCCAAACTCCTCCACCTCAGAAGTGACTAATTAAAAACGTATCCTTTGTTAGAGGAATATATGAAAGCAATTAACATTTTCGCGCTAttttaacaacaataaaaaacgCGACACACTTGACAAATTTAATCCGTTACATCATGAGGGATGGACTGCAAGTATTGCAAACTTGCATCCAATGTCCACAGCAGACACATGCACATCTCAagaataaaacattaacaaactTACTATTTGTCAAAGTTAATTCTGTGGTGATGCATACCACCAGCATTACCACGACCTCCAGGATGCTTCCTGTGCTTGCCTGTATGGGGAGACAGATAGTTAAAGGGCATATTTTTCGTTTTCAATTCAACTACCACTCAGATCTCAGTTTCTTGATATGGATGACAcgggtttgaaaatgtttaccTTGTATGAAGTTGCGAGTCCATATCTAGATGTGACAGGTTATGCTACAAATAACAGAATTATTTAGGTTTTAGGCCTAACCACCACACAAAACCCAAAGGGTACTTACCAACACGGCCATGGCCGTGGCTGACGTGCCCTCTTAGCTTTCTGGTTTTGCGTGTTTTGGATGGCTGCAAGTGAACATTAAAATGATGCATATTAATTCCACCATGTCAATCGGGGAGATTTTATCAAAGCAACCCTGCTATTAATGCTCTTGTGCCCACAAATTCTCCACAGCCACGTTTTACGATACACGTGCCCCGATACGCATTAGCCAAAATTCAAAAGTAAGAAACAACAGAAGGGACCTTTACGCTCTTTCTTTCTGtggcactgaaaaaaaaacaccaatacaCATTACTCGAAACACTTAAACGTACAGCGTCCTTTGCACTT of the Erpetoichthys calabaricus chromosome 2, fErpCal1.3, whole genome shotgun sequence genome contains:
- the rpl27a gene encoding 60S ribosomal protein L27a, with the translated sequence MHHFNVHLQPSKTRKTRKLRGHVSHGHGRVGKHRKHPGGRGNAGGMHHHRINFDKYHPGYFGKVGMRHYHLKRNMYFCPTINLDKLWTLVSEQTRLNYGKKLDGPAPIIDVVRAGYFKVLGKGKLPKQPVIVKAKFFSRRAEEKIKGAGGACVLMA